The following proteins come from a genomic window of Miscanthus floridulus cultivar M001 chromosome 2, ASM1932011v1, whole genome shotgun sequence:
- the LOC136538883 gene encoding uncharacterized protein, with protein MGGPSSPRRENDGEGSGRRSPAPATEKERPRSFDEKTRTACWRKAAVLVGRHPERWRLDAVGNVVCRRFWGCHGCLCYEYDHIVPFSRGGESTVENCQILQTRVNRSKSDKAWVEQAEMRGFSCDIKFTDQELDIIEMAVYGDVIRPGKQCRCRTVAEMLGQVKSMNRMAACELPDKGAS; from the exons ATGGGTGGCCCTTCCTCTCCCCGTCGGGAGAATGACGGCGAGGGGAGCGGCCGGAGATCTCCGGCTCCGGCGACAGAGAAGGAGCGCCCGAGGTCCTTCGACGAGAAGACCCGGACGGCGTGCTGGCGTAAGGCAGCGGTGCTGGTGGGTCGGCACCCGGAACGCTGGCGGCTGGACGCCGTGGGCAACGTGGTCTGCCGCCGCTTCTGGGGCTGCCACGGATGCCTCTGCTACGAGTACGACCACATCGTCCCTTTCTCCAGAG GAGGAGAATCCACTGTTGAGAACTGTCAGATCCTCCAGACTAGGGTGAACCGTTCCAAATCTGATAAAGCATGGGTAGAGCAAGCAGAGATGCGGGGTTTTTCCTGTGATATTAAGTTTACTG ATCAGGAGCTAGATATAATTGAGATGGCTGTCTATGGGGATGTCATTCGTCCAGGGAAGCAATGCCGCTGCAGAACAGTAGCTGAGATGCTCGGGCAGGTGAAGTCAATGAATCGCATGGCTGCTTGTGAGTTACCAGACAAAGGTGCCTCTTAA